The Desulfosoma caldarium genome has a window encoding:
- a CDS encoding iron-containing alcohol dehydrogenase, whose protein sequence is MAVREQVYGFFIPTVTLMGIGAHKEIGKQIKVLGGKKPFLCTDKGIVHAGVADQIIKILKEDAGLEVVVFDETVPNPTDVNVHDGLKVFQQNGCDSIISLGGGSSHDCAKGIGLVATNGGHIRDYEGIDKSSKAMPPFIAVNTTAGTASEMTRFCIITNTDTKVKMAIVDWRVTPNVAINDPLLMMGMPPALTAATGMDALTHAVEAYVSTIATPVTDACALKAIELIAENLRAAVANGNDVEARDKMAYAEYLAGMAFNNASLGHVHAMAHQLGGFYDLPHGVCNAILLPHVERFNMIAKMERFADIAAAMGENIAGLSTRCAAEKALEAIVTLSQDVGIPRGLRELGVQEKDIPIMAQNAQKDACGLTNPRCPTLEDVIQIYKNAL, encoded by the coding sequence ATGGCGGTTCGAGAACAGGTGTACGGCTTTTTCATTCCCACGGTGACCTTGATGGGCATTGGAGCCCACAAAGAGATCGGCAAGCAGATCAAAGTCCTCGGCGGCAAGAAACCGTTTCTATGCACGGACAAAGGAATCGTCCATGCTGGAGTCGCCGACCAGATCATCAAAATTCTCAAAGAGGATGCGGGACTGGAGGTGGTGGTCTTTGACGAAACGGTTCCCAACCCCACGGACGTGAATGTCCATGACGGTCTGAAGGTTTTCCAACAAAACGGCTGCGATTCCATTATCTCACTCGGCGGCGGCAGCTCGCACGACTGCGCCAAGGGCATCGGCCTTGTGGCCACCAATGGCGGACACATTCGGGACTACGAAGGCATTGATAAGTCTTCCAAGGCCATGCCCCCCTTCATCGCCGTCAACACCACCGCGGGAACGGCCAGCGAAATGACCCGCTTTTGCATCATCACCAACACGGACACCAAGGTGAAGATGGCCATCGTGGACTGGAGGGTCACACCGAATGTGGCCATCAACGACCCATTGCTCATGATGGGCATGCCGCCGGCCCTCACCGCGGCCACCGGAATGGACGCGCTCACTCACGCGGTGGAAGCCTATGTTTCCACCATTGCCACGCCGGTGACAGATGCCTGCGCTCTAAAGGCTATTGAACTCATTGCCGAAAACCTGCGTGCAGCGGTTGCCAACGGCAACGATGTGGAAGCACGGGACAAGATGGCCTATGCCGAATATCTCGCGGGCATGGCCTTTAACAACGCAAGCCTCGGCCACGTGCACGCCATGGCTCATCAGTTGGGCGGCTTTTATGACCTGCCTCACGGCGTATGCAACGCCATTTTGCTTCCCCATGTGGAACGTTTCAACATGATTGCCAAAATGGAACGGTTCGCGGATATCGCTGCCGCCATGGGAGAAAACATCGCCGGGCTTTCCACGCGCTGCGCTGCAGAGAAAGCTCTTGAAGCGATCGTCACCCTATCCCAGGATGTGGGCATTCCTCGGGGACTTCGGGAACTGGGCGTGCAGGAAAAAGACATTCCCATAATGGCCCAAAACGCTCAAAAAGACGCCTGCGGCCTCACCAACCCTCGGTGCCCCACGTTGGAAGACGTGATTCAAAT
- a CDS encoding sigma-54-dependent transcriptional regulator → MIPMRVLVIDDEASIRKLVEKELAVPHRHVVTVESAAAARVLIDRETFDVIVTDIRLPDGDGLELLPMFREKLPDAEVIMITGYGTVESALKAVKLGAYDYITKPFTMERLEVILDRAYERVCLKRHNRRLLQGHVDTDAPRLVGRSQAMRHIMELIAKVAPHDTSVLITGESGTGKDVVARNIHAMSRRREGPFVVKNCASLQKDLLRSELFGFVKGAFTGATETREGLVNLAEGGTLFLDEIGDMPLELQGSMLRLLETKKFRRVGEQQERRVDVRFVFATHRDLEAEVQAGRFHEALYHRLNVFRIHLPPLRERREDIPLLVEHFLGGLSPPDRPFRLADETLMHLTAYDWPGNVRELRNVLERCLILSENQLILPQNLPRELTGNLRLSNATAPACLPLHEVERLHILKALDLFAGNRTETAKALGISRKTLYRKIKAYGLEY, encoded by the coding sequence ATGATTCCAATGCGCGTTCTGGTCATTGACGACGAAGCGTCCATTCGCAAGCTAGTCGAAAAGGAACTGGCCGTACCCCACAGGCACGTGGTCACAGTGGAAAGCGCCGCGGCCGCCAGGGTTCTCATTGACCGAGAAACATTTGACGTCATCGTCACCGACATCCGCCTTCCAGACGGGGACGGGCTGGAGTTGTTGCCGATGTTTCGAGAAAAGCTTCCGGATGCGGAAGTGATTATGATCACGGGCTACGGTACGGTGGAAAGTGCCCTTAAGGCCGTAAAGCTTGGCGCCTACGATTACATCACCAAGCCGTTTACCATGGAAAGGCTGGAGGTCATCTTAGACAGAGCCTACGAGCGAGTGTGTCTCAAGAGGCACAATCGGCGACTGCTTCAGGGACATGTGGACACAGACGCCCCTCGGCTCGTCGGTCGATCCCAAGCCATGCGACACATCATGGAACTCATCGCCAAAGTGGCCCCCCACGACACCTCCGTGCTCATCACAGGCGAATCCGGCACGGGAAAGGACGTGGTGGCGCGAAACATCCATGCCATGAGCAGACGCCGTGAGGGCCCCTTTGTGGTCAAAAACTGCGCTTCTTTGCAAAAGGATCTTCTCCGAAGTGAGCTTTTCGGGTTTGTCAAAGGAGCCTTTACCGGGGCAACAGAAACACGGGAAGGCCTGGTGAATCTGGCCGAAGGCGGCACCCTGTTTCTGGATGAAATTGGGGACATGCCCCTGGAGCTGCAAGGCAGCATGTTACGGCTGTTGGAAACGAAAAAGTTCCGCCGCGTCGGTGAACAGCAAGAACGACGCGTAGACGTCCGCTTTGTGTTTGCCACGCACAGGGACCTTGAAGCCGAAGTGCAAGCAGGTCGATTCCACGAGGCACTCTATCATCGACTCAATGTGTTTCGTATTCACCTTCCACCACTGCGGGAAAGGCGAGAAGACATCCCCCTTTTGGTGGAGCACTTCCTGGGAGGGTTAAGCCCTCCGGATCGGCCTTTCCGCCTCGCAGACGAAACCTTGATGCACCTTACAGCCTATGACTGGCCAGGGAACGTACGGGAACTGCGCAACGTTTTGGAACGCTGCCTTATTCTTTCGGAAAACCAGCTGATTTTGCCCCAAAACCTTCCACGGGAATTGACGGGAAACCTTCGCCTTTCCAACGCCACAGCCCCCGCATGTCTTCCGTTGCACGAAGTCGAACGCCTGCACATCCTTAAAGCCTTGGACCTGTTTGCGGGCAACCGCACTGAAACGGCCAAGGCTTTGGGCATTAGCCGAAAAACCCTTTACCGCAAAATCAAGGCCTACGGTCTGGAATACTAG
- a CDS encoding two-component system sensor histidine kinase NtrB, with translation MKPLPSLEDLIGIEYSKLGFFREAQEKIAQLHASTLELERRRQQIQAILDGITDIMAVVSPEGRITSVNRVYHDVYGGSSPVGRLCYHVFRQAHKPCRPCPADIAFRTNRVCRQEHIYTVGEATRHFEITASPLRNSQGRPCHILLLKRDVTLERAYQAKLQQAEKMSTVGLLAAGVAHEINNPLTAILGFARAIKKRLPDVRDRLPKDFESDLSESVEIILNECARCQDIVQGLLHFSRSHSGTMVAVNLNDCVRETVRLVQHKIKEHPHIVLQQKPFEPLPLIRATPSEIKQLLLNLLLNALDALAEKGGTIEVHTGVRHDQWVFLEVRDNGCGIAQENMAKIFDPFFTTKPIGQGTGMGLSMCYAIAQAHDASIEVESRLGEGSVFRVVFRKMP, from the coding sequence ATGAAACCCCTTCCCAGTCTGGAAGACCTCATCGGAATTGAATACTCTAAACTGGGCTTTTTTCGAGAAGCTCAGGAAAAGATCGCCCAACTCCACGCCTCCACGCTGGAACTGGAGCGGCGGCGCCAGCAGATTCAGGCTATTCTCGACGGCATTACGGACATCATGGCAGTAGTCAGCCCGGAAGGACGCATCACGTCCGTCAACCGCGTCTACCATGACGTTTACGGGGGAAGCTCTCCCGTGGGACGGCTGTGCTATCATGTCTTTCGCCAAGCCCACAAACCGTGCCGTCCATGCCCGGCTGACATTGCCTTTCGCACCAACCGAGTGTGCCGGCAAGAACATATCTACACCGTGGGAGAGGCGACGCGCCATTTTGAAATCACGGCCTCTCCCTTGAGGAATTCCCAAGGGCGTCCCTGCCACATCCTTTTACTAAAACGGGATGTCACGTTGGAACGCGCCTACCAGGCAAAGCTTCAGCAGGCGGAAAAGATGTCCACCGTAGGGCTGTTGGCAGCAGGAGTTGCCCACGAGATCAACAATCCTTTGACGGCCATCTTGGGTTTTGCTCGGGCCATCAAAAAGCGTCTACCGGACGTAAGAGACCGACTGCCCAAGGATTTCGAGTCGGATTTGAGCGAATCCGTAGAAATCATTCTCAACGAGTGCGCCCGATGCCAAGACATCGTCCAGGGGCTTTTGCATTTCAGTCGATCCCATTCGGGCACCATGGTCGCGGTGAACTTGAACGATTGCGTGCGTGAAACGGTGCGGCTGGTGCAGCACAAGATCAAAGAACATCCCCATATCGTGCTGCAGCAGAAGCCCTTCGAGCCTCTCCCGCTCATTCGGGCCACCCCTTCAGAAATCAAACAGCTGCTCCTGAATTTGCTCCTCAACGCCCTGGACGCCTTAGCCGAAAAAGGGGGAACCATCGAGGTGCACACCGGTGTGCGCCACGACCAATGGGTCTTTTTGGAAGTCAGGGATAACGGCTGTGGCATCGCCCAGGAAAACATGGCAAAGATTTTTGATCCTTTCTTCACCACCAAACCTATAGGACAGGGCACGGGCATGGGGCTTTCCATGTGCTATGCCATAGCGCAAGCCCATGACGCGTCCATAGAAGTGGAAAGCCGACTGGGAGAAGGATCGGTATTCCGCGTCGTTTTCAGGAAGATGCCATGA
- a CDS encoding iron-containing alcohol dehydrogenase → MQITKFSIPEIIFGRGALKYAALCAKRLGGEKPMVVSDPGLREAGWVSRLFDVLTSEGLQWCYYEDVVSNPRDTQVAHGALFYAEHKADVIIALGGGSPMDAAKGIAIVAGNGGRIHDYEGANRIHRPLPPMVFLPSTAGSGSDISQFAIITDTRRRLKMTIVSRTLVPNISIIDPVLLTTKPHHLVLAAAVDALAHAVESYVSIIASPFTEVQSLKAVEIIAKSLPRAAQEPSLPVLESLSIASTAAGMAFSNASLGADHALAHSLGGMFDVLHGEVHSVLLPAVMRFNAERALTKMAQIGKILTGKTWRNDRKAALAGIEWLENLFSSLGMKHRLRDLVPDSSHLPTVCRMASHDACLLTNPRPATWEDLLAICEEAW, encoded by the coding sequence ATGCAAATCACGAAATTTTCCATTCCTGAGATCATCTTCGGTCGCGGTGCCCTCAAATACGCCGCCCTCTGCGCCAAAAGGCTCGGTGGGGAAAAGCCCATGGTCGTGAGTGATCCGGGGTTGCGGGAGGCTGGGTGGGTTTCACGCCTTTTCGACGTTCTCACATCGGAAGGCCTTCAATGGTGCTATTACGAAGACGTCGTCTCCAATCCTCGGGACACGCAAGTGGCTCATGGCGCGCTGTTTTACGCCGAACATAAAGCCGACGTGATCATCGCCCTAGGGGGCGGCAGCCCTATGGATGCAGCCAAAGGCATCGCCATTGTGGCCGGCAACGGTGGTCGAATCCATGATTACGAAGGAGCCAATCGAATTCATCGACCTTTGCCGCCCATGGTCTTTCTGCCCTCAACGGCAGGCAGTGGGTCGGACATTTCCCAATTCGCCATCATTACCGATACGCGCCGACGCCTAAAAATGACCATTGTCAGCCGAACTCTCGTGCCGAACATCTCCATCATCGATCCGGTCCTGCTGACCACAAAACCTCATCATTTGGTGTTGGCTGCCGCCGTCGACGCCCTCGCTCACGCCGTGGAGTCGTACGTGTCCATCATCGCTTCGCCATTCACGGAAGTGCAGTCCCTGAAGGCCGTGGAGATCATTGCCAAGTCGCTACCTCGAGCGGCTCAAGAGCCTTCCCTGCCCGTGCTCGAGTCGCTGAGCATCGCCAGCACGGCGGCGGGCATGGCTTTCAGCAATGCCAGTCTGGGGGCGGATCACGCCCTTGCCCATTCCCTGGGCGGCATGTTTGATGTGCTCCACGGAGAAGTGCATTCGGTGTTGCTGCCAGCCGTCATGCGGTTCAACGCAGAAAGGGCCCTGACCAAAATGGCCCAAATCGGAAAAATTCTCACGGGAAAAACCTGGAGAAATGACCGCAAGGCAGCCCTGGCCGGCATCGAATGGCTGGAAAACCTTTTCAGTTCCCTTGGCATGAAGCATCGACTGCGAGACCTTGTGCCCGATTCGAGTCATCTGCCCACCGTATGCCGTATGGCTTCCCATGACGCATGCCTTCTGACCAATCCACGACCTGCAACATGGGAAGATCTTCTGGCCATCTGCGAGGAGGCGTGGTGA
- a CDS encoding TIGR04282 family arsenosugar biosynthesis glycosyltransferase: MPRQAVIVFARYPEPGAVKSRLARGVGAAKASEIYEQLLRYAFGVLDDFQRLCPQTTIEVSLATADRVHDFRRRFAVPWPVVPQGEGHLGKRMAEAFERLFARGFSRVVLMGSDVCDMCAQDLSAAFRLLQSHEAVLGPARDGGFYAIGLRRPCPEIFSFSTWGSADVFQRTQHTLSRLGLSLAVLPLRTDIDRPEDLRLLERHWAFRNSLAVVVPTIGGLQSLTPWLEDLRRILWPGDTVCIVQGTTALASQEPIRTGDVIRVQSPLGRGLQLNAGARACPGEVLWFLHHDCSPGFCAAYHVRQICRDPGAALGVFRLGFSPTNRALRAVARWANWRTSLFRLPYGDQGFFCRRETFDAVGGFRAPYIMEDVDFVRACRRLGRLWVAPDVLLTSPRRYLSQGIFKTSLRNHITLFGHFLGVSNAVLYRRYYGLSHGPLGGTHALRQAHANHEIFHS, encoded by the coding sequence ATGCCCCGGCAAGCCGTTATCGTGTTCGCGCGTTATCCTGAACCGGGAGCGGTCAAGTCGAGACTGGCCCGCGGTGTAGGAGCTGCAAAGGCCTCCGAAATTTACGAGCAACTCCTTCGCTACGCCTTTGGGGTCTTGGACGACTTTCAGAGACTTTGTCCCCAGACGACCATTGAGGTGAGTCTGGCGACGGCGGATCGCGTTCATGATTTTCGGCGCCGTTTTGCCGTGCCCTGGCCTGTGGTCCCTCAAGGAGAAGGACACCTGGGAAAGCGCATGGCCGAGGCCTTTGAACGGCTTTTCGCCCGCGGCTTTTCCCGCGTCGTCCTCATGGGCTCAGATGTGTGCGACATGTGTGCGCAGGATCTTTCCGCAGCCTTTCGTCTTCTTCAATCCCACGAAGCTGTGTTGGGTCCTGCCCGGGACGGCGGTTTTTACGCCATCGGTTTGCGTCGTCCATGCCCGGAAATTTTTTCTTTTTCCACATGGGGATCGGCCGACGTCTTTCAAAGAACGCAGCATACTCTCTCCCGTCTTGGCCTTTCCTTGGCGGTTTTGCCCTTGCGAACCGATATCGATCGACCTGAAGATCTAAGGCTCCTGGAGCGTCACTGGGCTTTCCGAAATTCCCTGGCCGTGGTGGTGCCAACCATAGGTGGTTTACAGAGTCTCACACCATGGCTTGAAGATCTTCGCAGGATCTTGTGGCCCGGAGATACGGTGTGCATTGTTCAGGGCACGACCGCTTTGGCTTCCCAAGAACCCATCCGCACAGGCGACGTCATTCGGGTGCAAAGCCCTCTAGGACGGGGGCTGCAACTCAATGCCGGCGCTCGAGCGTGCCCCGGGGAAGTTTTGTGGTTCCTACACCATGACTGCTCACCAGGTTTTTGCGCGGCCTATCACGTGCGTCAGATCTGCCGAGATCCTGGAGCGGCCTTGGGGGTGTTTCGACTTGGATTTTCACCGACCAATCGCGCATTGCGGGCCGTGGCCCGCTGGGCCAATTGGAGAACCTCACTTTTTCGGTTACCCTACGGCGATCAAGGCTTCTTCTGCCGCCGTGAGACCTTCGATGCGGTCGGCGGCTTTAGGGCACCGTACATTATGGAAGATGTGGATTTTGTGCGCGCATGCCGCCGGCTGGGACGGCTGTGGGTGGCCCCTGATGTGCTTCTCACCTCTCCACGGCGTTATCTTTCCCAGGGCATTTTTAAAACATCCCTTCGCAATCACATCACCCTCTTCGGTCATTTTCTGGGGGTTTCCAATGCGGTGCTGTATCGGCGATACTACGGCCTATCTCACGGCCCGTTGGGTGGGACGCATGCCTTGAGGCAAGCCCATGCAAATCACGAAATTTTCCATTCCTGA
- a CDS encoding OPT family oligopeptide transporter: MIEDKELKEYRDLLTPPEQFRDGFGWKSVIGAIFIGFLMMPGSMYLGLVIGTGIGPAARWVTIILFAEVAKRAYTRLNQQEIFVLYYMAGAAMASPFSGLLWNQYLVQSEAARILGLTQHIPSWVAPQPGSESLIERTFFHRDWLIPILLMVGFELIQAVDHFGLGYALYRLTSDVEKLPFPMAPVGALGNMALAESTEKTETGWKWRLFSIGGMVGLCFGAIYVLLPAASGVILNEPVRLLPIPWIELTPVTEDILPAVATGIQLDLGLLFIGMVLPFWAVVGGAVGFLITLAANPILYHHGILQRWHKGMGTVDTVFANNFDFYMSFGIGIGLAIALIGIVQVLRGLRSDALAPFRQRIQKLFTPPPGRGDFSIWIAIGIYVGSTLTYVILCSFLVPGFPWIFLVAYGFVYTPFISYVSARMEGITGQFVSLPMVREASFIAASKFFGYHGIGIWYAPIPFHNYGKATVRWREIELTGTSFRSIIKAEILVFPVVMIASLLFSQYIWRLAPIPSSQYPYAQELWHLQALNTLLLQSATLEGYSPFFEALKGHYVLWGLGLGAVVYWILSVLHWPILLIYGIVRGLGQSTPHGIFLEIIGAFLGRYYFSKKYGLAWRQYAPVLLAGFSCGMGLMGMLAMGFTLIMRSLSSLAY; this comes from the coding sequence ATGATCGAGGACAAAGAACTCAAAGAATACCGAGATCTGCTCACGCCACCGGAACAGTTTCGAGACGGTTTCGGGTGGAAATCGGTGATCGGGGCCATTTTCATCGGATTTCTCATGATGCCGGGATCCATGTATTTGGGCCTGGTCATCGGCACGGGCATCGGACCGGCGGCACGCTGGGTGACCATCATTCTTTTTGCCGAAGTGGCCAAAAGGGCGTACACGCGTCTGAACCAGCAAGAAATCTTTGTGCTCTATTACATGGCCGGAGCCGCCATGGCCTCGCCTTTTTCCGGACTGTTGTGGAATCAGTACCTGGTCCAATCGGAAGCCGCTCGCATTCTCGGCCTCACTCAGCACATTCCTTCATGGGTCGCGCCGCAGCCCGGATCCGAATCGCTCATTGAAAGAACTTTTTTCCACCGAGACTGGCTGATTCCCATTCTCCTCATGGTGGGTTTTGAACTCATTCAGGCCGTGGATCATTTCGGATTGGGTTACGCTCTGTATCGGCTGACCTCCGACGTGGAAAAGTTACCCTTTCCCATGGCGCCCGTAGGAGCCTTGGGCAACATGGCCTTGGCCGAATCCACGGAAAAGACAGAAACGGGCTGGAAATGGCGCCTGTTTTCCATAGGGGGGATGGTGGGTTTGTGTTTCGGTGCCATTTACGTGCTGCTGCCGGCGGCTTCCGGAGTGATTCTCAACGAACCCGTGAGGCTGCTTCCCATTCCTTGGATCGAACTGACACCCGTAACCGAAGACATTCTGCCGGCGGTGGCCACGGGCATTCAGTTGGACTTGGGACTTCTTTTCATCGGCATGGTGTTGCCCTTTTGGGCGGTGGTGGGGGGCGCTGTGGGATTTCTTATCACTTTGGCGGCCAATCCCATTTTGTACCATCACGGCATTTTACAGCGATGGCACAAGGGCATGGGAACGGTAGATACGGTTTTTGCCAACAACTTCGACTTTTACATGAGCTTTGGCATTGGCATCGGGTTGGCCATCGCCTTGATCGGCATCGTCCAAGTGCTTCGAGGGCTTAGATCCGACGCCCTAGCCCCCTTTCGGCAACGCATACAGAAGCTCTTTACTCCCCCTCCTGGGCGAGGGGATTTCAGCATTTGGATTGCCATCGGCATTTACGTGGGCAGCACTCTGACCTACGTGATTCTTTGCTCTTTTTTGGTTCCCGGTTTTCCATGGATTTTTTTAGTGGCTTACGGGTTCGTCTACACGCCGTTTATCAGCTATGTGTCGGCGCGCATGGAAGGCATCACGGGCCAGTTCGTGAGTCTACCCATGGTGCGGGAAGCCAGTTTCATCGCGGCGTCCAAGTTTTTCGGCTATCACGGCATCGGCATCTGGTACGCGCCCATTCCCTTTCACAACTATGGCAAGGCCACGGTGCGCTGGCGCGAAATCGAGCTCACGGGAACCAGTTTTCGAAGCATCATCAAGGCGGAAATTCTGGTCTTTCCCGTGGTCATGATCGCCAGTCTGCTGTTTTCTCAATACATCTGGCGCTTGGCGCCCATTCCATCAAGCCAATACCCCTATGCCCAGGAACTCTGGCACCTGCAGGCCCTCAACACCCTGCTACTGCAAAGCGCGACGCTGGAGGGCTATTCGCCCTTCTTTGAAGCGCTCAAGGGCCACTATGTGCTGTGGGGCTTAGGGCTTGGCGCCGTGGTCTATTGGATTCTGAGCGTTTTGCACTGGCCGATTTTACTCATCTACGGCATTGTTCGAGGTCTGGGGCAGTCGACACCCCACGGCATTTTCTTGGAAATCATCGGCGCCTTTCTGGGGCGGTACTACTTTTCCAAAAAATACGGGCTGGCCTGGCGCCAATACGCCCCCGTCCTTTTGGCCGGTTTTTCGTGCGGCATGGGCCTCATGGGCATGCTGGCCATGGGCTTTACCTTGATCATGCGTTCTCTCAGCAGTTTGGCGTACTGA
- a CDS encoding DUF6785 family protein, giving the protein MKGRRLRWSAIALGLLLSMILCALTPYNNVRLQNTPLAGGHFPLASFAVLLFFAAIYNPLARSLHRSAALAAHELLLLWAMVTVATGIAYTGLFRTFLINITTPGWLATTGHPAGKTLTELLPETLFPKQPDVLQLLYQGFESGRNLPWYEVLARIPWAQWATPLALWGLFIGFIYAAFVGLTGLFSHQWIENEKMNFPLLRVPMEISEESERGNLGAYLSHKFFLVGFFIPVMLHLLNGLHTYFPQVPQIPVLFLAQPYIPPEGLLSGFYKVKIYVYPAFIGFAYLTSKQVSFSLWFFFLLGGLLPGLLQVVGWRLPSAALGTTFGPVLARVEEMQMIGAFAVFFFFILWLARSHLMQVFAGLWHRRVEAEEPLKSLVAPRKALILFVLGAGGAVLWMVRFHMDPLPVLLFLGVCFMLHLVTARLICQGGLPYFTLTAAPSDGFLAMMASKTIAPITLALGLAVQKVAFVDVRESLLPSLLHATKAAEGVQTRRRFLIGVVAALFVGVVVSGAAMLVMSFQYGISMLPDDWAVETSRRVHEGAAQLLRYPEEAKTWSMVFAGVGATVMALLVLGYRRFLWWPLHPIGYLTTYSSALRILWFSFLLGWLCNTLVLRYGGVNAFKEVRRLFVGLVVGDTVMAIAWLIVGLFTPVSYHVLPL; this is encoded by the coding sequence ATGAAGGGACGTCGATTGCGCTGGAGTGCCATCGCGCTGGGCCTACTCTTGTCCATGATTCTTTGTGCCTTGACACCCTATAACAACGTGCGCTTGCAGAACACCCCCTTGGCCGGCGGGCACTTTCCGTTGGCGTCTTTCGCCGTTTTGTTGTTTTTCGCTGCTATCTACAACCCCTTGGCTCGTTCCCTTCATCGAAGCGCGGCCTTGGCGGCCCATGAGCTGCTGCTGCTGTGGGCCATGGTCACCGTGGCCACGGGCATCGCCTACACCGGTCTTTTTCGAACCTTTCTCATCAACATTACCACGCCGGGGTGGCTGGCCACCACGGGACACCCCGCCGGCAAGACCCTCACAGAGCTCTTGCCCGAAACCCTCTTTCCAAAACAACCCGATGTCCTCCAGCTTCTGTATCAAGGCTTTGAAAGCGGCCGCAACCTCCCTTGGTATGAAGTGCTGGCCCGCATCCCTTGGGCACAATGGGCGACGCCTTTGGCCCTATGGGGACTTTTTATCGGATTTATTTACGCCGCCTTCGTGGGGCTCACCGGCCTTTTCAGCCATCAGTGGATTGAAAACGAAAAGATGAATTTTCCACTTCTTCGCGTTCCCATGGAAATCAGCGAGGAATCGGAACGCGGAAACCTAGGGGCTTATCTGTCGCATAAATTTTTCCTGGTGGGTTTTTTCATTCCCGTCATGCTGCACCTTTTGAACGGACTGCACACCTATTTCCCTCAGGTGCCTCAGATTCCCGTGTTGTTTCTCGCGCAACCCTATATTCCCCCGGAAGGGCTCCTTTCCGGCTTTTATAAAGTCAAGATTTATGTCTACCCGGCCTTTATCGGCTTTGCCTATCTTACCTCCAAACAGGTTTCGTTCAGCTTATGGTTCTTCTTTTTGCTGGGAGGATTGCTGCCGGGTCTGCTGCAGGTGGTGGGGTGGAGGTTGCCGTCGGCCGCCTTGGGCACCACCTTTGGTCCGGTTCTGGCGCGCGTGGAAGAAATGCAGATGATCGGCGCCTTTGCGGTGTTTTTTTTCTTTATTCTGTGGCTCGCTCGATCCCACCTGATGCAGGTCTTTGCCGGCCTTTGGCATCGCCGTGTTGAGGCCGAAGAGCCTCTCAAGAGCCTTGTGGCTCCGAGAAAAGCTCTGATCCTTTTCGTTCTTGGGGCCGGTGGAGCGGTTTTGTGGATGGTGCGTTTTCACATGGATCCCTTGCCGGTCTTACTTTTTCTCGGGGTGTGCTTCATGCTGCACCTGGTGACGGCCCGCCTCATTTGCCAGGGAGGGCTTCCCTACTTCACGCTGACGGCCGCACCGTCCGATGGTTTTCTTGCCATGATGGCCTCCAAGACCATCGCCCCGATCACTTTGGCCTTGGGATTGGCCGTGCAAAAGGTGGCCTTTGTGGATGTGCGTGAATCCTTGCTCCCGTCCCTGTTGCATGCCACTAAGGCCGCCGAAGGGGTGCAGACGCGACGTCGATTTCTTATCGGTGTGGTCGCGGCCCTTTTCGTCGGGGTCGTGGTTTCCGGTGCGGCCATGCTGGTCATGAGCTTTCAGTACGGCATCTCCATGCTTCCAGACGATTGGGCCGTGGAGACAAGCCGTCGCGTTCATGAAGGGGCGGCACAACTGCTGCGTTATCCTGAAGAGGCCAAGACGTGGAGCATGGTGTTTGCCGGGGTCGGAGCCACTGTAATGGCCCTCCTTGTTTTGGGATATCGGCGGTTTTTGTGGTGGCCTCTGCATCCCATAGGATACCTGACCACGTACAGTTCGGCTTTGCGCATTCTCTGGTTTAGTTTTCTTCTGGGCTGGCTGTGTAACACGTTGGTCCTTCGCTACGGCGGCGTGAATGCCTTCAAGGAAGTGCGGCGCCTCTTCGTGGGCCTTGTGGTGGGGGACACGGTCATGGCCATCGCCTGGCTTATCGTGGGGCTTTTTACGCCAGTGAGTTACCACGTGTTGCCCCTATAG